The Coffea arabica cultivar ET-39 chromosome 9c, Coffea Arabica ET-39 HiFi, whole genome shotgun sequence nucleotide sequence TCTTTCCTGAAATCTTCTTAATCCAGCCCATATCCATCAATAATGGAGTGCCGATGACAATTTTGTAATCAAAAGTATTTGGATGAACATGATTCAAAGATGGCCGCTTAACAACAAAAAATGATTCACATTGGTCAGttgctttcttttgcattccaTGGATTCCATACTCAATGACTTGGAGCTGGCTAAGTCATATACTAACCAACCACAGGCCTTAATTGTTTATGTTGTAGTAATTACTAATTTATTGGTTGTGATCTGTCTAGGTGATTTTGGGATCtgcatgattaatatttttttaaaaaaaaaaaagttgtttatATTATTTGTTTAGGATAATGCTTTCTTTTTAATAAGATTTGGTTCCTATTGAAGTGATGAAGTGTACAACTTGAAAATTACAAATGGAACAATGCTTTTTCGAAGACaccaatccttttttttttttttcttttttgctatGGTGGGGTACTTTGGTAGGTGTAACAATCCCTCCATTGTCAAATACTTGagttaatttaattttaaaaaaaataaaaaggataaAATTGGAACAAACAGGTACTTAATCATAAAATGTACTTCATGACAAAAACCATTTTAGGAGTTTAACACTCTCAACCTGAGTATGTTAATTTATCTTCAATAGATGAGAATTCTGGAATTTGATTTTTCGTAAGTCGACCCTAAACTTTTCTGAAAAATAAAGCATCGAAGAGCAAGGAAATACATGATGAAAAAAAACGGAGGgttaatttaattttgttcaTTCAAAGGGGTTCAAAATCTCGATTTGCTCcgttaaaccaaaaaaatctcACTACCAAAGTAGCAAAATATGTCAAATTGGTCCCTTAAACTGAAAAATCCCTCATTTGGGTCCTCCAAAGTGGCAAAAAAGCTCGATTTGatcttttaaccaaaaaaatctcaacttggTCCAAGATGATCAATTAAGCCAATTTTGTTAaaagcattaaaaaaaattggttttgtAAAAGAATTTAATcggcaaaagaaggaaaataaacTAGTTTTATTAATTGTTCAACAAGAAGTATTGTGACCTTAATTTTCCGATGACGAGTGCAATCTTTTGTTGGTTACTTTTGTAAAGGAAAAAAGTTACACAGTCTCTACAAATTGTGATTTGCAAGAAAGTCAAGCCACCTTCTATGGTTCGAAAAGATCCACAataactccaattcttgttttccttcttctATCGCATTTTGTAATCAAACATCGAGATGTCTTTGCTAGAACTATCAATTATTGTGCATCATTCGAAACCATAAGAGGGTCTTATGCATATTTTTGAACCATAGGGAAGTGGATTGACTTTTGCAAACCACATGGAGGTTTCATTTATATTAtcctaatttttttaattgaaataagcaaattaagaaaactttagtagaataataaaataatcattcttAGTTTTTATCTTTAATAGTTTGATGTCTTTGTCTTTATTTATAATAGGTTTGGAACTAAAactattttcttaaattgaagATCCAAAATGAGattgttttgttttttaaatttgaGGGAGAAATTGAGACTTTGTACTATTTTGGAGGACCAAAGTGAGGCTTCCtcaatttgagggaccaaaTGAATATAGTTTACCGCTTTAAGGAACAAACTGAGAATTATTCTTTTGAGGACCAAAATCGGATTTTTGTCCAACTTGGAGGACCAGAAATTGACCCTTAAGTAATTGGTAGAATAGAATAAATAAGGATTTATTTCATTTTGGTCCTCCATCGTGaataaaaatttcaattttgtccCTTATATTGAAAAGCTCTCAGTTTGGTCATTTGAAATACCCAAACATCTCAATTTCATCCCTCAAACAAAAAACCTCAACTTGATCCTcttattgaaaaaaattattccaaattgaTCATCCTATAATATTAAAGGTATTAGAGGCTTGCTGATTATATGAACAATTAAACTACAGGATAGGAAGTTGTTTTAATAGTTCTACAAGTCTAATAAGCATTTTGCAACCTAGTGTTTTGCTGACAATGATGCAATCTTTTGCACGTTATTTATGATGTAATATTGAacaatttggagattaaaaaaGTGtgcaaaaaattaattcaataaAAGAAGGCACTTTTCATTGAAATTGCTAAAATAGGAAAAACTTTTTAATAGTGTAATAAAtctttcttagttttgtttATTACCACTTGATTCTTCGAGAGTTATTGAACCACTAATGTAATAATGGGGAACCAAGGTGGTACTTTCTCAATTTggaagaccaaattgagaattttttttatttaagagaccattttgagattttgtgctACTTTActaaaatgaaacttttctagTTAGAGGTATCAAATTGAGACGTTTTGCTACTTTGGAGGACCAAAATCAAGATCCTTTTAGTTAGAGAgaacaaattgagatttttaaCCACTTTAGAGGCCAAAATGATATTAACCCCATCTATAAgaacttttcttcttctctttcaaTACAATTACATCAATCCTACTCAGGCCATAGCTGTTAAATCCTCATTAAGAAGAGCCTTCAAGACTTAACGTCGAAATGTTATTGTCTAACCCTTCTACAAGTCATATGTAATTTtccaaatataaaatattctACAACTAATCAAATGGATCCAAATTGCTCAATATAGTGACATTAAACTCCAAAAATGTGTACTAATCAATGGATCCAAATGTTTTTATATTGTGGAACAGTTTCTCATCATTCTGTTGATTTGGAAAATGTACTGGTGAATCCATCCTGCATCGTGTGCAGTATGCATCACCTCTATTCAAACAATTGATTCTCTCGTCAAACACAGCGTGGAAAACTTCTCCATGGACATCCAGGTTTCTTGTTTATCTTGCCCTCTTCTGAGCTTGTTTCTCTTATGCTCATCTCCAATCTGTCTTTCCCCATTTTCTCTTCCTtctgtttcttgaaaaatcgaCAATGACTTAAAGTCCATTGGGACGTTGTAAATTAAGTGATCGTGAGATTCTCAGTTGAATTACAAACTTTGCTTTTGAACCAAAAAGAAGTAATGGAATAATTATTCTAGTATTTTTTGTGAcgtaatgtatgtgaaataaaataataattagaaATATAGAAAGATGAATTAAAAAATACGTTTATGatgtaaataaaataatatttcaaataattttgtaTCCGAACACATCTGGAATTAGCGTATTGATCAGCAGCATCGAGCTATGACTTTCCAAGGATTTTTGTTGACAGGTTTTATACTTTTCTCTAGAAGTTTATTCTTAGGAGAAATATATGTTTCTTTTAGTCTTAGCGAACTTAATTGGAAAGACCCTTTAAGAATGATTTATTTAAGGGTCAATGAATTGAAGACATCATGCGTTCTCTTGGGATGGTTAGTTGATTAGTAAAAATGGTCTGTTTATGGTTTTTTCACCCTTTACATTTTCCCTATCAAATTTATGATTACCAATCGAGAAGGCAACTTGACCCGTTTGAGACATTTGTGATAGGTtatcgagcctgtgcaataataaatacctattcaaataaaatataatttctgtagataatGATAAGTGGGGTCGAATCTACAGGGATTGAGGTTATTTGtctcttttcaaattcaaattaacaAAGAGGGGTTTTTTGGTAATAATTAAACggttcaaataaaaataaatggctaactaaaaattaaatgataaattatTAAAACCAAATTAATAATAACTACGCTCTAATCAAGAAACAACCTCGACAATGGTTTGTAGCCCACTTTGCAACGCTAGactagggttgcaaacgaatcgagccgctcgcgagcggctcgagtcaagctcgagtcgagctcgagattaatcgagctcgagtcgaactcgagccagctcgagtcaaactcgagctcgaactcgagctcagaatattaagctcgttagctcgcgagccggctcgcgagcttgagtatatatatattttttttatttttatttttatttaataataaaattacgtatattatatatatatatatatttttttattttcatagtgaaattacggatatatccttaatattttattatttattcagaaaaaaatattattttatttattttttttaataaaaatatttttttttatttttttcgagctcgagctcgaaaattgccagctcgtcgagctcgagcttggtaaaatttagtcgaggctcggctcgattagctcaaagctcgactcggctcggctcgtttgcagccctacgcTAGACGGCTCAAAGCCAATGTCGCGAGGAATTTGCATTTTTGTCACTTTTTGTTCCAACTCCCTGCGAACAGCACAAATtcccaaaagtaaataaaatctACTAGTTAATGCACATTTGGTAGTATAATGCGAgggaattaattataaaatatataacaaAATTGCGACCTATCAatttgttttcaaaaaaaaaaaaaaaagagaactcTGTAAGGATGGGATTTTCCAGAAAATAGATTACTTGTTTCAGTCAAATATTTGCTATTTTTGCAGTTGTTTTGGGAGAGAAGATAAAAGTGATATTTTTGCCcatgtaattttaaaaaaaaaaattggatgccaagagagagagagagaagtgagatttaaaaaaaagaggaagaggaaagaaGATTTGAATCCAAGACTTTAGAGATCTCAACATTGATTTCTAGACTAAGACCTCCTTGACTTTTGCCCATATAAttatcttcctttcttttttttttgtttatttttttgtaatcaCAATTAAAAAACTTCACTTAGAAATGCAATTACAAATTCAAGATAAAATCTTCCGTTGAGATGGGGTTTTTTATTGGAAATGATGGAagtaagaagaaagagaaaaaataaataaaagaggggaaaaaggtgaaagggaaaaagataaatgaaaagtcaaactaATGGAAAGGTAATTTTGTGCTACAGGAAGTTAAGTGACAAAAATTAAAAGTTAGGGGATAGAGCGAGAAATAGGGTACACTTTCAGTGGATTAATTGTAATTAACCTTTTTTTAATGTTTCACAAAAACTATATATGCATCAAACCTTTATTCTCTTGTGAAAAGTGTCCATGTAATAATTAACAAGCTAACTTGGAGTTAATCAAAATCGTATCTTGATTTGCAGACACTGCAACAATCAGATGAGAGTTGAACTAAACTTTTAATGATGAGTTTAAAAATAAACATTCATTTTTAATCACCATTTCACCATTTTTTATTTATGCCAACAAGAGAGCATGAGGAAACATTAACCAAAAATTCTTGGCAAGGGAGAcgaatttaattttaaaaaaatgaaaactgtAAATATGTTcaagtcaaaagaaaaaacaaaggcaAGCTAACAACTAGCTAAGAGATCTGGAATTCTAGatcattatattttttttaaataaaaaaaatcccgacaccaccaaaaaacaaaaaaccctGTCTAGTTTTCAGAAACCTACACCAAAGTAATACTTTATCAACTGAATAATCCCAAGAAGAATCTCCTGacacaaaaagaaaagtttaacaaaagaattAATTCATCTCTAAGTGTACCTTAAGCTTAATGGATCCaacatctaattttttttttttaggcttTAATTGTGTTCTGGTTCAACTAATACTTTTTTAATTTAAACTGCAtggaaaaaaatacaaaaactaTAGAAGTagatcacaaaaaaaaaagaaaaaaggttagaaaaactATGAAAGGACATATCCTTTTTAGCTGTGTTGCATTGACATGCAGGATTAAATAATCTAAATTCagatatttatacaaatatttAATTAAGTGGTCCAATTaatgaattaattaattagatattTAATTTACTCCTAATAGAATTTGGTACGTAATGGGACACCATGTCACGTGCCTCACCCACTAAGACCACGTGACTGCCAGTCCACTCGAATCTCCAGGTGATCTGTCTCCGATATTTCCGCGGAAATCGagatatattttaatttttgtttaatcGTTTCAAATGTCTGTCGTTTTCTGACTTACTGTTTGATTTATAATTTTGTCAGCAGAAATTGAAAGAAACTAATGTTATATTACAGCAGGTCCATATTTTGAGTAACAGCTGTTAAAGAAACTGTTAATCTTACTTCAACTGTTAAATTTTTAAACAAGTAAGATTAATTAGTTGTTGCTATATGTAAAAATTAAACGAGTACAATGTAAAAGAAActgttaaatttttaaaaaagtaaGATTAATTAGGAAATCACTCATAAAAATGTACTTCAGTGTTAAATCAGTATTATGACAACTAATATGACAATTTGAGTAATAGTTGTAATAACATAGTAGCACTAAACCGGGAACAAAAGTTGACTCAATTGGTAAAAACGAATCACTCCCTCACAAAATTCCGTTGTTGATGTGAAAGTTATATTGGTGAGCGATTTATAAAAGTATATGTGAATGATCTGTGATCCCGGAAACATATCATTTCTCGTGATAGTGATCGAAATCGAATTCGTTTTAACtctttttacaaaatataaaaagaaaaaagagtagcATTAAACTAGataattcaaaacaaaaatttttagaTGAATGCCCATTGTTACCGTTGTAAATCTTTAGTTGGAACCTTTCTCCCCCGTTAAAAATGAGGGGTTATCCTAATATGTGTCCAACCTACCATGCATTTATAcgcttttctaattaattttactttttaaaaaatttatcagTTAAAGTACATTTCAATGAGTGGCTAATGAACACCTTTAACTTGACTCAAAAATGAAATAGATGTTgctatttgtaattttttagaaaaaagtgttatcaTGTTTCGATTCTAGTTGATAATATTGATTCCCAACTTTAGATCACAATTTAACACATCATGGATCTATTTGTTTGTTCTCTTATTTGTGATTGGTTGAAGATTAACTATAGCTCTTAGGTATTCATGAAAACGTGATAGGTTTTCCTGTTTGATATCCTGACGAGAGTTACGCTACATCGTGTACACATAAAGAAAGAGGTAGATCCATTGTTTAAAAATTCTAAGATTGTCACTACagttttgaattgcatttttttgatgaaaaaatgaTACTGGACAAATTTTTTTGTTGCATCTTTTAAAACACTAAATAGAAAAACCCTTTATGACGTAATATGATATggctcatattttttttttcgaagaCAATAAATCTAATCTATCCTATACTAAGGAGAAGGGGGCGAACCTAAAGAGGCTCAGGGATAAATCGGATGAGACTGAATCACCACCGGACCAAACGAATGCACAGCACATCCACTTGAATTTTTTAGAGATAAACTACTGAAATGTAATATTTTTGGACCCTTACCTCCGACCCCACCAAAGCACTAAGCAAAAGGCCCAGCGGTTGTAAATTGTAATATGATATGGCTCATAATGTACCAACCTTTTCGTCGTTCATGGTGGATCCTGATGTTGACGTATCATGAAGATGCCGAGTATGATTAATCAGCGTTATGACTAGAATGTACCAATGAACGCTTATCCCCTGTTATtgtcatatttttattttattaatattttaaaattaacaCATACTttttaatcatatcatttaaaaaagtagtttttaaaattttcaatatatatttattaagagaatattttaaatacaaagaatatatatatatacatatatatatatatatatcaatttaTCAATGCCACATCATCTAGACATAAGGATTatcatatttttataaaaagttgaatttctgaaAAACGGCTCTTACATTGGAACGGCGAAAATTTATGAGTAGTGCACTTTTGATGCAATTGTTGGCAAAAGTTGGCCATCTGATTGAGAATTTTTGTTTTGGGTGTCAATAAAGTTATCACTAagttccttaaaaaaaaaaaaaaaaaagttaccacTAAGTGAAATGGATATGTACAAATAATGTAATAGAGTAATTTTTTTACATTATTAgtgtatattatttttttaaaagtaatagATTTATATCATATCACATAatatgaatttgaatttaaaagttAAATCATGAAGATGTAGCATACATTTATAACTattaacataaaaaaaattactacacTATCGatgtataaaaaatttaatCCTAAATAATGTTCCAACAAACCTAAATTTAactataaaatagaaaaataaacacTAACGTATACTATAGTTCAACTGGACTCACATATAGTAAAAATGTGacaattgtattttttttaattaatcttgtatatattgtcagtgtatacactatcactcgTTAGATATATGACATAAGTGtaatatttgaatttgaatttcaaattttgctcATGCGTCAATTTTGCTCATATGTCATTCATTAAATcgtaatagtgtatatactaacagtgtatataagatcaaaattttttttttttttttggaagaagaCAATTGTATTCAGTACCTCTATTTGTATCTCACAAAGAATTCAGTCTAGCAGTGGTTATAGCTCAAAACGTATCCTTATCTTGAGCGAAGAACTCCTCCCTAGATGGCCCCGTTCTCCTAGGTCATTAGCTGATTAGGGTGTTATGTACTTATTAATCTTCCTTCTGTATGACAATTTAACTAAAACGTGTAATACCAGTTAATGTCTTTTTAAAGTGTTAACTATTTCTTCCATGGTgtcacttcaaaaaaaaaaaaaaatctactacAATGTAATACTATCAATTGAAAAAATATActattttcgaaaaaaaaattagtaactACTATTATTTCCATCAACCTAATAATTGGGCTCTATCAATGTGCAACTAATGATTGATTTCTTGAATTAAAAGATGGGTTTAATGGGCACTCGTtaacataattaaaatttacTTAACTTACcccatatatttatatatatatatatatgcactgataattattattcttttttatatttatatacatattttAATGAATATTTTTTAACATATCTAATATTTACTTAACTTATCATTTATGTAcacatattaataattattaccctcttatatatatatatatatacatgctttctttatttaattttatctaacaTCTTTTAtatctatttattttctttaattaatcttgtataatttttttatttaattttatatactaTCCCTTGTCTTTGCTGTGTCAGCTTTAAGACAGACCCTTAAAAGATTAGGCAAAAACTCTAAATCAATTAATGCCTACATTAATATGTAAGATATTCTTCAAGCCCATATAACGGCCATATAGCTGCTTATATAGCAGTATAGCAGTCCCATGGGATTCTGACACCATCTTTTCCAAAACTACCCCTTCTCCTGTTCAGCTCTCTATTATTTATGTTCGGCTTTTCCTGTCACTTTCAGCTTCAGCATTTGCTCATCCTCTTACTCGTCTCCACTCTCCACTCTCTTCTCGGACTCTTGAGGTACCTCTCTCCAATCCCTGTTTCAGGAATTTTATATTATGCTTTCTTCTACATTGCTTTCTTGGTGCTTGTTATGGATAATTATtctgaatttaattgctttaagAATCAAGATTTCAAGGAATTTATGTTCTGGGCTTTTGATGTGTTGTTTTTCTTGAagatttctgtttttttttttgggtagcaAGTTTTTAAGCTTTATCATTTGGGTTCTTGTGTATTCTGTTTTGCTTGCATGCATGGGCTGTTCTTTTGcaaaaaatttttcattctTGAGATTTAGATGTGTTCTCCACTATAGATCTGAAGATATACTGGGCCTTTAGTTTAATTTAATATCTTTAAGTGTACAATTGTTTGTTTTGGTTTGTAAAATCGTTTTACTTGTTAACTCTTTTTAGTCCGTGGTTTCTTTGACCCGTGTGTTTTCTGGATCTGTGAACTGAATTCTGCTTTTGGAGTAAAAATGTGAATGATTAGAATTGAGGGCTGAAagcttgttattttttttttcttttttggtagttcacaatgcattttcaaatctgAAGTGAAGAACCCTTTTGATGGTAAAAGGGTGAAGTGGAATATACTGTAAGAAGAATGTGGTTGTCCTTGTTTGTGATCACTGACAAGTGAATGCTCATGTGATGTTTGCTTAGCAAAATAAGGGTAAAAAGCAAAACTTTTTAATGGATCTGTATAGAATTAGCTTCAGATTTTGATGCCCTCTTTTAGCTgtaaatattaaaataatacATGGCACCCATGAGAAAGATAAATAAAAGGATCAATATTGCAAAAACTTTTTGTTGCAAAGGCACGTGACTGTACAAAATTGAACATTTTCTGGTGATTGGGGCCCCGTGGTAGTTAAATCAGAGAATTTGTACCTGTTAGGCGATTTTTGAACGATCTTCTTATTTGTTTGGTACTAAATCATTACTGCAAAAAGAACACTTTGAAAACATTAGATATCATCCTGTAGGAACTGTGCTTTTACCGTCCTATGGTAGATTGTACAGATTCCATTCATTGATTGTCTCAATGTATTCTTCTGTGCGTGAATGCTGCAGAATCTATAAGTTCTAGGAGAACAAGTCAAGGTGTAAAATCTCTAAACGTCTGACTTCAGCACACTCTCTCGTTTTCTTACTtctgcatttttgtttttcattgaGTTGCTATGTTAGAAACTGTTTTCAGACTTTTCATGCCTCTTGTAGCTAGTTAAAACAGTTTTAGGTAGAACAATGTGGTTCTGGCATGAAACAATTTTATGgccatttttaaaatatatttggtGCTTACGGTTACATCTGTATCCTTTTGAGCTGTTTGTCACGATAGTTTCTTTGGAGTTATCATTTCTGACATATGTGAACTGGAATGTTGCTTGTCAATAAGTAATTAGCTGGCTATCTGGTTAAATATCTCATTTGATATCTGCAAGTTTCTTCTGTTTATGCCATTGTAGCAGATTTTGAGTCTAAAGTGCATGGTGTATGTTTTATCTGTAAACTAAAGAattctgattttcatttttttagggtGTAGCTATATACATTCATTCACCAATATGTCAGATCTTGAGGCCCCTCTTCGCCCCAAGAGGAAGAAGGGCTTGGTGGACTACTTTGTCCAGTTTCGGTGGATCATTGTTATCTTTGTTGTTTTGCCTATCTCATTCACGATGTACTTCCTGCACTATCTGGGGGATGTGCGGTCTGAGTGTAAATCCTTCAAGCAGCGTCAAAAAGAGCATGATGAAAATGTTAAGAAAGTTGTGAAGCGGCTCAAAGAAAGGAATCCATCAAAGGATGGTCTTGTTTGCACAGCGCGGAAGCCATGGATAGCTGTTGGAATGCGCAATGTTGACTATAAGCGTGCTCGGCATTTTGAGGTTGATCTTTCTGCTTTCAGAAACATACTTGATGTTGACAAGGAGAGAATGATTGCTAGAGTTGAGCCTCTTGTCAATATGGGTCATATATCTAGGGTTACCGTCCCAATGAATCTAGCCATAGCAGTTGTTGCTGAGCTTGATGACCTGACTGTTGGTGGGCTCATTAATGGCTATGGGATTGAAGGGAGCTCCCATATTTATGGCCTATTCTCTGATACCGTCGTAGCCTATGAAATTATATTAGCAGATGGGCAGTTAGTTAGAGCTACCAAGGACAATGAATACTCTGACCTTTTCTATGCTATCCCATGGTCTCAGGGAACACTGGGGCTTCTCGTTGCTGCTGAGATCAAGCTTATTCCTGTCAAAGAGTATATGAGAGTTACTTACAAACCAGTTGTTGGCAATCTCCGAGAGCTTGCACAGGGATATATTGATTCTTTTTGCCCCCGGGATGGGGATCAGGATAATCCTAACAAGGTTCCAGATTTTGTAGAAACCATGATTTACTCTCCTACAGAAGCTGTTTGCATGACTGGTAGATATGCTTCAAAAGAAGAGGCCAAACAGAAGGGAAATAAGATTAACAGGGTTTGTTGGTGGTTCAAGACATGGTTTTATCAGCATGCTCAAACAGCTCTAAAGAAAGGTGAGTTTGTGGAGTACATCCCTACAAGGGAGTTTTACCACAGACACACCAGGTGTTTGTATTGGGAAGGGAAGCTCATTCTTCCATTTGCTGATCAATGGTGGTTCCGGTTTCTCCTTGGTTGGATGATGCCACCCAAGGTATCTCTGCTTAAAGCTACTCAAGGTGACGCTATTAGGAACTATTATCATGAGATGCATGTCATTCAGGATATGCTTGTTCCTCTTTACAAGGTTGGAGATGCTCTCGAGTGGGTCCACCGTGAAATGGAGGTATGATgataatttcttttcttcaaaacaaTGGTACACATACCCGGAGCTTTGTTGCCGGTCCTTATTATCCATTTAGTTGCTAATTAGAATTTCCTGCTTGCCTTcctattattatatatatatattctgttTGATCTCTGAATGGTTGTTTTATGTTTCTTTAGTTGTATCCAATTTGGATGTGCCCACACCGAATGTATAAACTACCAGTGAAAACCATGATTTATCCTGAGCCAGGATTTGAGCAACAGCACAGGCAGGGTGATACACATTATGCTCAGATGTACACCGATGTTGGAATCTACTATGCCCCTGGACCAGTCTTGAGAGGTGAGGTATTTGATGGGGCTGATGCTGTCCGTAGAATGGAGAACTGGTTGATTGAAAACCATGGATTCCAGCCACAGTATGCTGTGTCAGAGCTGACAGAGAAGAACTTCTGGAGGATGTTCGACGCTGACCTCTATGAGGAGTGCAGGAGGAAATACAGAGCTATTGGAACCTTCATGAGCGTGTACTACAAGTCAAAGAAGGGGAGGAAGACAGAGAAGGAAGTGCAGGAAGCTGAGCAAGCTATTCTTGAGACTCCCTATGCTGAAACTGGTTAACTTTTTTTTAGGTTGAAACTGAGATTTCTGTAGGACTGAATCCGTTTTACAATTCTTGCAGTTGTGTTGGTTGTATTGTCTTCATCAGATGTTGTAGTTCATACTTTATTGGACATGCGAGTTTTCTTATTGAGCTGGTTTGGACCATATTGCGCTCTAAATCGTCTATCTATTAGGGTTAGAAGTAGACCTGCTTAatatctatactatatataataataaagaGAAAGGAAGGGTTTGGGGTAAACATCTTTATACtcacaaaaattaaatttatctTAAATATCCAATTATAtataggattaatctttcctacactagcagtgtatacactgtcagcagtattggatgaatgataattatgtacaatttgaatttgaaattcaatttttacacacatgtcatgaatttaacggtgatagtgtatacactgacagtgtatataaaatttattcttaTATATAACCAACATAATTTTCATCGCAATTACCAATAGGTTTAAATATCCAAATTTTTTCGTATCAAACAAAAAGGATTAACAACCAAGATAACTATCAATTATCAAGGTGGCTATCAGttcattaaagaaaattttataaaaattaacttCTTCTTAAATTATACACACATGGGCGTGCCCTCGACACTAGTTTTGTTTACCCGAGTGATGCATGCAAATGGAACAGGCCCTTTAACTCTTCATTTGATTGAGGACTGCGTTTTGtgtcattttgttttctttcttcttccttttgttgCTCTTACAAAATATAGATGTA carries:
- the LOC113708573 gene encoding delta(24)-sterol reductase, whose translation is MSDLEAPLRPKRKKGLVDYFVQFRWIIVIFVVLPISFTMYFLHYLGDVRSECKSFKQRQKEHDENVKKVVKRLKERNPSKDGLVCTARKPWIAVGMRNVDYKRARHFEVDLSAFRNILDVDKERMIARVEPLVNMGHISRVTVPMNLAIAVVAELDDLTVGGLINGYGIEGSSHIYGLFSDTVVAYEIILADGQLVRATKDNEYSDLFYAIPWSQGTLGLLVAAEIKLIPVKEYMRVTYKPVVGNLRELAQGYIDSFCPRDGDQDNPNKVPDFVETMIYSPTEAVCMTGRYASKEEAKQKGNKINRVCWWFKTWFYQHAQTALKKGEFVEYIPTREFYHRHTRCLYWEGKLILPFADQWWFRFLLGWMMPPKVSLLKATQGDAIRNYYHEMHVIQDMLVPLYKVGDALEWVHREMELYPIWMCPHRMYKLPVKTMIYPEPGFEQQHRQGDTHYAQMYTDVGIYYAPGPVLRGEVFDGADAVRRMENWLIENHGFQPQYAVSELTEKNFWRMFDADLYEECRRKYRAIGTFMSVYYKSKKGRKTEKEVQEAEQAILETPYAETG